Proteins from one Candidatus Nealsonbacteria bacterium CG07_land_8_20_14_0_80_39_13 genomic window:
- a CDS encoding DUF4325 domain-containing protein translates to MITELKKFGTTLISRQTGKEAFLAFRPLSKGAKEDEIIELNFDGVLTFSPSWGDEFLTPLLNIYGNRLILKNTSNPSVKATLEILETTIGKEFRKI, encoded by the coding sequence ATGATTACGGAATTAAAAAAATTTGGGACTACGCTTATTTCCCGACAAACAGGAAAAGAGGCGTTTTTGGCGTTTCGTCCGCTTTCGAAAGGCGCAAAAGAGGACGAAATAATAGAGTTAAATTTTGATGGCGTGTTAACCTTTTCTCCCTCATGGGGCGATGAATTTTTAACTCCATTATTAAACATATACGGAAATAGATTAATTCTGAAAAATACAAGCAACCCGTCGGTCAAAGCTACTTTGGAAATTTTAGAAACAACCATCGGCAAAGAATTTAGAAAAATCTGA